Proteins encoded together in one Rana temporaria chromosome 6, aRanTem1.1, whole genome shotgun sequence window:
- the LOC120944289 gene encoding CD63 antigen-like gives MTRKGSSSSTLIPPELTMKKQNQSPDSLVCIKTGFFLVVLFFWASGVALICLGASVQMKLSDISVVITEASSGAPLVLAIVGMIIFFLSGFGAVAVIKENATLLKIFTGIMLLVFAVEIIVGISAYAYKDMLQRDVLQRFMKLLDRYGKDRPVTRGVDGVQQQFQCCGARNFTDWFKVNTTSSGVSSGSVPSSCCKTVQLKCGENAGERSDRIYTQGCVMKMHMWISKHVEVIGAVGVGLGFSQILGIAFACLLVRLLQENYVSV, from the exons ATGACAAGGAAAGGTTCCTCCAGTTCTACTTTAATTCCACCTGAACTcaccatgaaaaaacaaaaccaatcGCCGGACAGCCTGGTCTGTATTAAGACCGGATTCTTCCTCGTCGTCCTCTTCTTCTGG GCGAGTGGCGTTGCTCTGATTTGTCTGGGCGCCTCGGTACAGATGAAGTTGTCGGATATCTCGGTGGTCATCACTGAGGCCTCTTCTGGAGCCCCTCTGGTCCTAGCGATTGTGGGAATGATCATCTTCTTCCTGTCTGGATTTGGCGCCGTGGCCGTGATCAAAGAAAACGCCACCTTGCTCAAAATC TTCACAGGGATCATGCTTCTGGTGTTTGCGGTAGAGATCATAGTGGGGATATCGGCATATGCCTACAAGGACATG CTGCAGCGCGATGTACTTCAGAGGTTTATGAAGCTTTTGGATAGATATGGAAAAGACCGGCCAGTAACCCGAGGGGTGGACGGCGTCCAGCAACAG TTCCAATGCTGTGGAGCCAGGAATTTCACGGATTGGTTCAAAGTCAACACCACCAGTTCTGGGGTGTCCTCCGGCTCGgtgccctccagctgctgcaagaCCGTACAGCTCAAGTGTGGTGAGAACGCCGGGGAGCGCAGCGACCGCATCTATACACAG GGCTGTGTGATGAAGATGCACATGTGGATATCGAAACACGTTGAAGTGATCGGTGCGGTGGGAGTCGGCCTCGGCTTCTCGCAG ATCCTGGGCATCGCCTTCGCCTGTCTCCTTGTAAGGCTTCTGCAGGAAAATTACGTGTCGGTGTGA